The segment TTTATGGGGGATGGTagatatttgtattttacaTCGCACTCAGTGTCATCTTTCATATGAGAATGGTAAATTTGTCTAAATATTTCTAATTCATTACAGTAATCTGCATTTACATCTCTATTGCAATCGTTTAAAACTTGCGTATATAAATGAACACATTCTTGAACGCATTTGCACTTCTTACTTTGACactcattattattttttaactgatcaaatttataatataaattatatatcaattttaaattttcagttatattatttctaaTGAAGATATCGTAGATAACTTTCATTATGGAATTTGATTTAACGTCGTATGACTTCAACAATTTTCTGTAAATATCTAAGGAGACCTTATAATTCGACCCGAATAATTCATTATCATTTATccaaatgtataaatataaaatggcTTGTGCTCTATTAAGGTAAATATCATTTCCTTCAGAagtattttcttcatctatATATTCTAGGTAtctcataaattttttacaataagaTATAAAAGAACTATCGGATATACTATTCTCAGAAATAAAACTACTACATCTGTCTTCA is part of the Plasmodium cynomolgi strain B DNA, scaffold: 0321, whole genome shotgun sequence genome and harbors:
- a CDS encoding hypothetical protein (putative) codes for the protein MDDTIYNFTRLFNKTLTIFNDNFNNRVDVYEDRCSSFISENSISDSSFISYCKKFMRYLEYIDEENTSEGNDIYLNRAQAILYLYIWINDNELFGSNYKVSLDIYRKLLKSYDVKSNSIMKVIYDIFIRNNITENLKLIYNLYYKFDQLKNNNECQSKKCKCVQECVHLYTQVLNDCNRDVNADYCNELEIFRQIYHSHMKDDTECDVKYKYLPSPIKSNIALISVPVAIILITSILFLLYKVCNNLILMYVYYTF